From a region of the Enterobacter cancerogenus genome:
- a CDS encoding methionine ABC transporter permease codes for MAENLFPHLKWDQLWSATQETLYMTALSGVATFVLGIVLGLALFLTARGGLFQNRTVYSVISIVVNVFRSIPFIILIVLLIPFTKTIVGTILGANAALPALIVGAAPFYARLVEIALREVDKGVIEATRSMGARLSTLVFRVLLPESSPALVSGITVTLIALVSYSAMAGVIGAGGLGNLAYLEGFQRNHGDVTLVATVTILIIVFIIQFCGDVITSLLDKR; via the coding sequence ATGGCTGAGAATCTCTTTCCGCATCTGAAGTGGGACCAGCTCTGGTCTGCAACCCAGGAGACCCTGTACATGACGGCGCTGTCCGGGGTGGCGACGTTTGTGCTGGGCATCGTGCTTGGCCTGGCGCTGTTTTTAACCGCGCGCGGCGGGCTGTTTCAGAACCGTACGGTCTACAGCGTGATCTCGATTGTGGTGAACGTGTTCCGCTCTATCCCGTTCATCATTCTGATCGTACTGCTGATCCCGTTCACGAAAACGATTGTCGGCACCATTCTCGGGGCCAACGCGGCGCTGCCTGCTCTGATTGTTGGCGCGGCACCTTTCTATGCGCGTCTGGTTGAGATTGCCCTGCGCGAAGTGGACAAAGGGGTAATCGAAGCCACGCGTTCCATGGGAGCCCGGCTGAGCACGTTAGTGTTTCGGGTTTTACTCCCGGAATCATCACCCGCACTGGTTTCAGGTATCACAGTGACGCTCATCGCGCTGGTGAGCTACAGCGCGATGGCGGGAGTGATTGGTGCCGGCGGGTTGGGAAACCTGGCCTATCTGGAAGGATTCCAGCGCAACCACGGTGACGTCACGCTGGTGGCAACGGTGACCATTTTGATCATCGTTTTCATTATCCAGTTCTGCGGCGATGTCATTACTTCACTGTTAGACAAAAGATAA
- a CDS encoding MetQ/NlpA family ABC transporter substrate-binding protein, with amino-acid sequence MKKTLTLIAAATLSALSFASWADTLTVGASNTPHAEILEQAKPILAKQGIDLEIKPFQDYILPNTALAGRDIDANYFQHIPYLNSVLKDHAGDKDYDFVSAGAIHIEPIGIYSKKYKSLKDLPEGGKIIMRDAVSEEGRILSIFEKEGVIKLKPGIDKVTARISDIVENPKKLQFTPNVEASLLPQMYNNDEGAAVVINANYAIDAGLDPVHDPIAVESGENNPYANIITVHRGDEKKKDIVALVDVLHSKEIQDWIRTKYKGAVIPVNN; translated from the coding sequence ATGAAAAAAACGCTGACGCTGATCGCCGCCGCCACCCTGAGCGCCCTGAGCTTCGCCTCGTGGGCCGACACGCTGACCGTGGGCGCATCCAATACACCGCACGCGGAAATTCTGGAGCAGGCGAAGCCGATCCTGGCGAAGCAGGGTATCGATCTGGAGATCAAACCGTTCCAGGACTACATTCTGCCTAACACCGCGCTGGCGGGGCGCGACATCGATGCTAACTACTTCCAGCATATTCCCTATCTTAACAGCGTGCTGAAAGATCACGCGGGCGACAAGGATTACGATTTTGTCAGCGCGGGCGCGATCCACATTGAGCCAATCGGCATCTACTCGAAAAAATACAAATCGCTGAAGGATCTGCCGGAAGGCGGCAAAATTATCATGCGCGACGCGGTGTCTGAAGAGGGGCGCATCCTCTCCATCTTCGAGAAAGAGGGCGTGATCAAGCTGAAGCCGGGCATCGACAAAGTGACTGCGCGCATCAGCGATATCGTGGAGAACCCGAAAAAGCTGCAGTTTACGCCTAACGTAGAAGCTTCTCTGCTGCCGCAGATGTACAACAACGACGAAGGCGCGGCGGTGGTGATTAACGCCAACTACGCCATCGACGCTGGCCTTGATCCGGTTCACGACCCGATTGCAGTCGAGAGCGGTGAGAACAACCCGTACGCCAATATCATCACCGTGCATCGCGGTGACGAGAAGAAAAAAGATATCGTTGCGCTGGTGGACGTGCTGCACTCCAAAGAGATTCAGGACTGGATCCGCACCAAATATAAAGGCGCGGTGATCCCCGTTAATAACTGA
- a CDS encoding trans-sulfuration enzyme family protein, protein MKNLATLSVHSGEFRDEHGAVMPPIYATSTFAQPSPGEHTGYEYSRSGNPTRHALETAIAGLEGGSRGYAFASGLAAISTVLELLDKDSHIIAIDDVYGGTWRLIENVRKRSAGLQVSWVKPGDLAAIEAAIRPQTRMVWVETPTNPLLKLADLAAIADIARRHGVISVADNTFASPVIHRPLASGFDIVVHSATKYLNGHSDVVAGLAVVGDNPALAEQLGFLQNAVGGVLDPFSSFLTLRGIRTLSLRVERHSINALAVAQWLEQHPQVESVFYPGLASHPQYELARRQMALPGGMISLVVKGDAQRATEVIRKLKLFTLAESLGGVESLVSQPYSMTHASIPLEQRLANGIVPQLIRLSVGIEDAQDLIADLDQALTL, encoded by the coding sequence ATGAAAAATCTGGCCACCCTCAGCGTTCACAGCGGCGAGTTTCGCGACGAGCACGGCGCGGTCATGCCGCCGATTTACGCCACGTCCACGTTTGCACAACCGTCGCCGGGCGAGCACACCGGCTATGAGTATTCCCGCAGCGGTAACCCGACCCGCCACGCGCTGGAAACCGCGATTGCCGGGCTTGAAGGCGGTTCGCGGGGCTACGCGTTTGCGTCCGGCCTCGCGGCGATTTCGACCGTGCTTGAGCTTCTGGATAAAGACAGCCATATCATCGCCATTGATGACGTTTACGGCGGCACCTGGCGCCTGATAGAAAACGTGCGCAAGCGCAGCGCCGGGCTGCAGGTGAGCTGGGTAAAACCCGGCGACCTGGCGGCTATCGAAGCCGCGATCCGGCCCCAGACGCGCATGGTCTGGGTAGAAACACCGACCAATCCGCTGTTAAAGCTGGCCGATCTGGCGGCGATAGCGGACATTGCGCGTCGTCATGGCGTTATCAGCGTGGCGGATAACACCTTTGCCTCACCGGTGATCCACCGTCCGCTGGCGTCCGGATTTGATATCGTGGTGCACTCAGCCACCAAATATCTCAACGGCCATTCGGACGTGGTGGCCGGGCTGGCGGTGGTGGGCGATAACCCGGCGCTGGCCGAACAGCTGGGCTTCCTGCAAAACGCCGTTGGCGGCGTTCTGGATCCGTTCAGCAGTTTCCTGACCCTGCGCGGCATCCGTACCCTTTCGCTGCGCGTCGAGCGCCACTCAATCAACGCACTGGCCGTGGCCCAATGGCTGGAGCAGCACCCGCAGGTTGAGAGCGTATTTTACCCGGGGCTGGCGTCACACCCGCAGTATGAACTTGCCCGTCGCCAGATGGCGCTGCCCGGCGGCATGATTTCGCTGGTGGTTAAAGGCGATGCGCAACGCGCGACAGAGGTCATCCGCAAACTGAAACTGTTTACGCTTGCCGAAAGTTTGGGCGGCGTGGAGAGTCTGGTCAGCCAGCCCTACAGCATGACGCACGCCTCTATCCCTCTTGAGCAGCGTCTGGCTAACGGGATCGTCCCGCAGCTTATCCGCCTGTCGGTGGGGATAGAGGACGCGCAGGATTTGATCGCCGACCTCGACCAGGCGCTGACTCTTTAA
- a CDS encoding DUF1996 domain-containing protein, which translates to MKRTTLTTALSAPALLFAMHAAHAAPQAHVECSYSHTLGDDAIMMYGMPNQAMLHDFFGNRHTDAASTRETLRQHEETTCDNKADSSAYWVPSLRLPDGTVVKPAYQKTYYQASHVDTWPLSPFPAGLSLLAGDHHGAAPNPHITFLCANGKGYSNKVGETCGLRKAKDAVQFNIGIQFPNCWDGVNLKPVHGLANATYDIKGACPSGFPVKIPTVNMNVAWVLPTITSLDTTKVQLSMDPIMHGNEREERWGSLYTAHADFMNGWTEEGARFMTDRCMNRGMDCGTTVPYGYSIPKANVWLSSQEPDASQPAPQVLLVQDNWQNGGRTRNAETLSLVKFKIPPLPAGQDASQFKYRVRIFGGKVETNGADQIFFYPASNDWDPATVRWTSRPACNYRSDAVLYLNHSREYRMVDVDKAVRKALAEGKTEISWYIGGDRQGNHYQFQPASSDESIMLMLSGFKHVPEN; encoded by the coding sequence ATGAAACGGACCACGCTCACTACAGCCCTTTCTGCCCCCGCTTTACTGTTTGCCATGCACGCCGCTCATGCTGCCCCCCAGGCGCACGTGGAGTGCAGTTATTCCCACACGCTCGGCGACGATGCGATCATGATGTACGGCATGCCCAACCAGGCCATGCTGCACGACTTCTTTGGCAACAGGCATACCGACGCGGCCTCTACCCGTGAAACGCTGCGCCAGCACGAAGAGACAACCTGCGATAACAAAGCCGACAGCTCGGCCTACTGGGTGCCGTCGCTGCGCCTGCCGGACGGCACGGTGGTGAAACCGGCCTACCAAAAAACCTACTATCAGGCCTCACACGTCGATACCTGGCCGCTTTCACCTTTCCCGGCGGGGCTGTCGCTGCTGGCGGGAGACCACCACGGCGCGGCGCCCAACCCACACATCACGTTCCTTTGCGCGAACGGCAAAGGCTACAGCAACAAGGTGGGGGAAACGTGCGGCCTGCGTAAAGCGAAGGATGCGGTACAGTTTAATATTGGCATACAGTTTCCGAACTGCTGGGATGGCGTCAACCTGAAGCCGGTTCACGGTCTCGCGAATGCCACCTACGACATCAAAGGCGCCTGCCCGAGCGGGTTCCCGGTGAAGATCCCCACCGTCAATATGAACGTGGCCTGGGTACTCCCGACCATCACCTCCCTGGACACCACAAAAGTGCAATTGTCTATGGATCCGATCATGCACGGTAACGAGCGTGAGGAGCGCTGGGGCAGCCTGTACACGGCCCATGCCGACTTTATGAACGGCTGGACCGAAGAGGGGGCGCGTTTTATGACTGACCGGTGTATGAACCGGGGAATGGACTGCGGTACCACCGTGCCTTACGGCTATTCCATACCGAAAGCGAACGTCTGGCTTAGCAGTCAGGAGCCTGACGCGTCCCAGCCTGCGCCGCAGGTGCTACTGGTTCAGGATAACTGGCAGAACGGCGGGCGCACCCGCAACGCCGAAACCCTGTCGCTGGTGAAATTTAAAATCCCACCGCTGCCAGCAGGCCAGGACGCCTCGCAGTTCAAGTATCGCGTGCGGATCTTCGGCGGGAAGGTTGAGACCAACGGTGCCGATCAGATCTTCTTCTACCCGGCCAGCAACGACTGGGATCCGGCCACCGTGCGCTGGACCTCGCGCCCGGCGTGTAACTACCGGTCTGATGCCGTGCTCTATCTAAACCATTCGCGCGAGTATCGCATGGTCGATGTGGACAAAGCCGTACGCAAGGCGCTGGCCGAAGGCAAAACGGAAATTTCATGGTATATCGGGGGCGATCGGCAGGGGAATCACTATCAGTTCCAGCCGGCCTCGTCGGACGAGAGCATCATGTTAATGCTGAGCGGATTCAAGCATGTCCCTGAAAATTAA
- a CDS encoding FAD-NAD(P)-binding protein, translated as MKKIAIIGAGPTGIYTFYSLLRSQTPLAVTVFEKADQAGVGMPYSDEDNSRLMLANIASIEIPPLFITYLDWLRTQSQTHLTRYGVDKSTLHERQFLPRILLGEYFRDRFLAIVQEAQRRGFDVQVHESAPVTDLDVREDGVTLCVNDAPFDDKFDLAVIATGHVWPEDDEASKTFFPSPWSGLMDAKIPPCRVGIMGTSLSGLDAAMAVVIQHGRFVDDRFELDDKSQDLKIVLMSRTGILPEADFYCPIPYEPLSILTDAAADAEIAKGPEGLLDRIFALMVRELEQADPQWSEAIALNTLDPDTVFDAWFADRKRHDPFSWAEDNLREVERNKRDKRTVAWRYTVLRLHEVVQEVVHHLDDRDAERFKRGLARVFIDNYAAIPSQSIRRLLALREAGIISVLALGEDYDLDIGSDQTAIRTGETTYRFDVFIDARGQKPLKTKDLPFPSLRKQLLATGDEIPDVGEDYTLRAPEALRGRIAFGAIPWLMHDHPFVQGLAESAEMGEAMAKAVSQPAVRSRKKLQFVEN; from the coding sequence ATGAAGAAGATCGCGATTATAGGCGCGGGGCCTACCGGTATTTACACTTTTTATTCACTTCTCAGGAGTCAAACCCCTCTCGCTGTCACCGTGTTTGAAAAAGCAGACCAGGCTGGTGTGGGCATGCCCTACAGCGACGAGGACAATTCGCGGCTGATGTTGGCTAATATCGCCAGTATCGAGATCCCGCCGCTCTTTATAACCTACCTGGACTGGCTCAGGACGCAAAGCCAGACACATCTCACACGCTACGGCGTGGATAAATCGACGCTGCATGAACGACAGTTTTTGCCGCGCATTCTGCTGGGCGAGTACTTTCGCGACCGCTTTTTAGCCATTGTGCAAGAAGCGCAGCGCCGCGGATTCGATGTCCAGGTGCATGAATCCGCCCCGGTTACCGACCTTGATGTCCGGGAAGACGGCGTGACCCTCTGCGTCAATGACGCCCCCTTTGACGATAAATTTGATCTCGCGGTTATCGCCACCGGCCACGTCTGGCCCGAAGACGATGAAGCATCAAAAACATTCTTCCCGAGCCCGTGGTCGGGCCTGATGGACGCCAAAATTCCGCCCTGCCGTGTCGGGATTATGGGCACCTCGCTCAGCGGGCTGGATGCGGCCATGGCGGTGGTGATCCAGCATGGACGCTTTGTTGACGACAGGTTTGAGCTGGACGACAAAAGCCAGGATCTGAAAATTGTGCTGATGTCGCGCACGGGCATTCTGCCCGAGGCGGATTTTTACTGCCCTATCCCCTATGAACCGCTGTCGATCCTGACCGACGCGGCTGCCGACGCCGAAATCGCAAAAGGCCCGGAGGGATTGCTCGACCGGATTTTTGCCCTGATGGTCAGGGAACTTGAACAGGCCGACCCGCAGTGGAGCGAGGCGATTGCCCTGAATACGCTGGATCCCGATACTGTTTTTGATGCCTGGTTCGCCGATCGCAAACGTCACGATCCCTTCTCGTGGGCGGAGGATAACCTTCGCGAGGTAGAGCGAAACAAACGCGATAAACGCACCGTTGCCTGGCGCTACACCGTCCTGCGGCTGCATGAGGTGGTTCAGGAAGTGGTGCATCATCTGGATGACCGGGACGCAGAACGATTCAAGCGGGGGCTGGCGCGGGTGTTTATTGATAATTATGCAGCCATCCCCTCTCAGTCGATTCGCAGGCTGCTGGCCCTTCGGGAAGCGGGGATCATCAGCGTGCTGGCGCTTGGCGAGGATTACGACCTGGATATCGGGAGCGATCAAACCGCCATCAGAACCGGCGAGACCACCTACCGCTTCGACGTGTTCATTGATGCTCGCGGGCAAAAGCCCCTCAAAACGAAGGATCTGCCCTTCCCTTCGCTGCGCAAACAGCTGCTGGCAACGGGGGATGAGATACCGGACGTTGGAGAGGACTATACCCTGCGCGCGCCCGAGGCACTACGCGGGCGGATTGCGTTTGGAGCGATACCGTGGCTCATGCACGACCATCCCTTTGTTCAGGGGCTGGCAGAAAGCGCAGAGATGGGTGAAGCGATGGCAAAAGCGGTGTCGCAACCGGCAGTGCGATCGCGCAAGAAATTGCAGTTTGTAGAGAACTAA
- the glgS gene encoding cell surface composition regulator GlgS, with amino-acid sequence MNRQEIYALKNFDFLARSFARMHALGQEIDVAAVTGNMSDEQQAWFRERYELYRMQAERARIKELR; translated from the coding sequence ATGAACCGACAAGAAATATACGCACTGAAGAATTTTGATTTTCTGGCACGCAGTTTTGCCCGTATGCACGCCCTGGGCCAGGAGATTGATGTTGCTGCCGTGACCGGCAATATGAGTGATGAACAACAAGCATGGTTCCGGGAGCGATACGAACTTTATCGAATGCAGGCCGAGCGGGCGAGGATAAAAGAACTGCGCTAA
- a CDS encoding methionine ABC transporter ATP-binding protein — translation MIVLRNISKIFDNGKVALTAVDNVNLTVEQGQIYGIIGYSGAGKSTLIRLLNGLEKPSVGSVTINGQDISAAKGEALRQARLKISMVFQHFNLLWSRTVNENIAFSMQIAGVPKARIKARVAELVELVGLKGRENAYPSQLSGGQKQRVGIARALANNPDVLLCDEATSALDPQTTDQILDLLSDINRRFKLTIVLITHEMHVVRKICDRVAVMENGKVVEEGEVLSVFTHPQQPITQQFVRQVSQYAEDESFNAELANALEGTVIRLTFTGHSTHRPVVGELTLRYGLPFNILHGKMTQTAHGVFGQLWVHVVASDEQLNNILADLQHSDIEGEVVKHG, via the coding sequence ATGATAGTACTCAGGAACATTTCGAAGATTTTTGACAACGGAAAGGTGGCGCTCACGGCGGTTGATAACGTCAATCTGACGGTGGAGCAGGGCCAAATTTACGGCATTATCGGCTACAGCGGCGCGGGGAAAAGTACCTTAATTCGCCTGCTCAATGGCCTTGAAAAGCCAAGCGTCGGTAGCGTGACCATCAACGGGCAGGATATTTCCGCCGCAAAAGGCGAAGCGCTGCGACAGGCACGCCTGAAAATCAGCATGGTTTTCCAGCACTTCAACCTGCTGTGGTCGCGTACGGTGAATGAGAATATCGCCTTTTCGATGCAAATTGCGGGTGTCCCTAAAGCCCGGATCAAGGCTCGCGTGGCCGAACTGGTAGAGCTGGTTGGGCTGAAGGGGCGCGAAAATGCCTATCCGTCTCAGCTGAGCGGCGGTCAAAAACAGCGTGTCGGCATCGCCCGTGCGCTGGCGAATAACCCTGACGTGCTCTTGTGCGATGAGGCCACCTCTGCGCTTGATCCGCAGACCACCGATCAGATCCTCGATCTGCTTTCGGACATTAACCGTCGCTTTAAGCTGACCATCGTGCTGATCACCCACGAAATGCACGTGGTGCGCAAAATTTGCGACCGCGTGGCGGTGATGGAAAACGGCAAAGTGGTGGAAGAGGGAGAGGTCCTGAGCGTCTTTACGCATCCGCAGCAGCCGATTACCCAACAGTTTGTCCGTCAGGTGAGCCAGTACGCCGAGGATGAAAGCTTTAATGCCGAACTGGCGAACGCGCTGGAGGGCACGGTGATCAGGCTGACCTTCACCGGGCACAGCACGCACCGTCCGGTTGTGGGCGAACTGACCCTGCGCTACGGCCTGCCGTTTAATATTCTGCACGGAAAAATGACCCAAACCGCCCACGGGGTATTTGGACAACTGTGGGTGCACGTGGTGGCATCCGATGAACAACTGAACAATATCCTCGCCGATTTGCAGCACAGCGATATTGAAGGCGAGGTCGTGAAGCATGGCTGA
- the fumD gene encoding fumarate hydratase FumD produces the protein MGNVTKDEALYQEMCRVVGKVVLEMRDLGQEPKHIVIAGVLRTALANQRVKRSELTTQAMETVVKALAG, from the coding sequence ATGGGCAATGTGACCAAAGACGAAGCGCTGTATCAGGAGATGTGCCGGGTGGTGGGGAAGGTCGTTCTTGAGATGCGCGATCTGGGCCAGGAGCCGAAGCATATTGTGATTGCCGGCGTGCTGCGTACCGCACTCGCGAACCAGCGCGTGAAACGCAGCGAACTGACCACCCAGGCGATGGAAACAGTGGTGAAAGCCCTGGCCGGCTGA
- a CDS encoding MBL fold metallo-hydrolase: MITLCKTCGTSYDRQPDRCPICEDERQYVPATGQAWMDFDSVTATHTNKWQQLEPQLLALKTVPAFAISQRAFLLRTAHGNILWDCIANLDPATRSLVTALGGISAIAISHPHYYTTMQDWAEAFDAPVYLHASDREWVMRDSPALHFWEGDALEIAPSVTLLRLGGHFAGGTVLHWQDGDGVLLAGDILQVTPGQTAVSFMWSYPNMLPLPAATVAQVTDRLMGKRYQRLYGAFEGQNVLAKADEIVQRSGQKYIACLD, translated from the coding sequence ATGATTACGCTCTGTAAAACCTGCGGCACCTCTTACGATCGCCAGCCTGACAGATGCCCGATTTGCGAAGATGAACGCCAGTACGTTCCGGCTACCGGGCAGGCATGGATGGATTTTGACAGCGTCACCGCAACGCACACCAACAAATGGCAGCAGCTGGAGCCGCAGTTGCTGGCCCTGAAAACCGTTCCGGCATTTGCCATCAGCCAGCGGGCATTCCTGTTGCGGACCGCCCACGGCAATATTCTCTGGGATTGCATCGCGAACCTTGATCCGGCTACCCGATCGCTGGTCACGGCGCTCGGCGGCATCAGCGCCATCGCGATCTCGCATCCTCATTACTACACGACGATGCAGGACTGGGCCGAGGCCTTTGATGCCCCGGTTTATCTCCATGCCAGCGACCGCGAATGGGTAATGCGCGACAGCCCGGCGCTCCACTTCTGGGAAGGCGACGCGCTGGAGATCGCGCCGTCGGTCACGCTTCTGCGCCTTGGCGGACACTTTGCCGGGGGCACGGTGCTGCACTGGCAGGACGGCGACGGGGTTTTACTGGCCGGAGACATTCTTCAGGTCACCCCAGGTCAAACCGCCGTCTCGTTTATGTGGAGCTACCCCAACATGCTTCCGCTGCCTGCTGCAACCGTAGCGCAGGTGACGGACCGGCTGATGGGCAAACGTTATCAGCGTCTTTATGGCGCGTTTGAAGGGCAGAACGTACTGGCGAAAGCGGATGAGATTGTGCAGCGGTCGGGCCAGAAATATATTGCTTGTCTGGACTAA
- a CDS encoding tyrosine-type DNA invertase: MPEKRKHLTRHEVGQILLAADRGIHFERDYCLIQMCYLHGLRVSELCGMRLSDLDLVGRSVYVRRLKNSLSTQHPLFDAELPALMRWLAVRNRWRDADSDWLFLSQKGGALSRHQVRLLLKRYGELAGVSIAAYPHMLRHGCGYALADLGRDTRLIQDYLGHRNIRHTVIYTATNTQRFMNVWGTMRENPTISARM; this comes from the coding sequence ATGCCTGAAAAACGAAAGCATCTCACTCGCCATGAAGTGGGACAGATACTGCTTGCAGCGGACAGAGGTATCCATTTTGAGCGCGATTATTGCCTTATTCAGATGTGCTACTTACACGGCCTGCGGGTCAGCGAGCTGTGCGGAATGCGCCTGTCCGATCTCGATCTGGTTGGGCGTTCGGTCTATGTCCGGCGACTGAAAAACAGCCTCTCGACGCAGCATCCGCTGTTTGATGCCGAACTGCCTGCGCTTATGCGCTGGCTGGCGGTCCGTAACCGCTGGCGGGATGCAGATTCAGACTGGCTGTTCCTGTCGCAAAAGGGCGGCGCGCTGTCACGTCATCAGGTGAGATTGTTACTCAAACGTTATGGCGAACTGGCGGGTGTCAGTATTGCCGCCTATCCGCATATGCTAAGACACGGTTGCGGTTATGCGCTGGCAGATTTGGGGCGGGATACCCGATTGATACAGGATTATCTGGGGCACCGGAACATCCGGCATACGGTGATTTATACGGCGACGAATACACAAAGATTTATGAATGTCTGGGGGACGATGAGAGAAAACCCCACAATTAGTGCCAGAATGTAA
- a CDS encoding pyridoxal-phosphate dependent enzyme, with translation MTIYHSVTDLIGQTPVIQLHKLDTGPCSLFLKLENQNPGGSIKDRVALSMIAEAERSGLLQPGGTIIEATAGNTGLGLALIAAQKGYALILVVPDKMSREKIFHLRALGAQVVLTRSDVNKGHPAYYQDYAQRLADELPGAFYIDQFNNPANPLAHRTTTAPELFEQLNGNIDAIVVGVGSGGTLGGLQAWFAEHSPHTEFVLADPAGSVLADQVETGRYQDAGAWLVEGIGEDFIPPLAHIEGVNRAWRISDREAFATARDLLKTEGILAGSSSGTLLAAALKYCQAQSSPKRVVTFACDSGNKYLSKMFNDDWLRQQGLISRPAAGDLSDYIALRHDEGATVTVAPDDTLSTVLARMRLYDISQLPVMENGRVVGIIDEWDLLRHIGGDGDRFALPVTRAMTRQVEFLDKHAPDSALFNIFDRGLVAVITDNDRFLGLITRSDVLTTWRNRLSQ, from the coding sequence ATGACGATTTACCATTCCGTTACCGACCTGATTGGCCAGACGCCCGTCATCCAGCTGCACAAACTCGATACCGGCCCCTGCTCGTTGTTTCTCAAGCTGGAAAACCAGAACCCCGGCGGCTCGATTAAAGATCGCGTGGCGCTGTCGATGATCGCGGAAGCCGAGCGCAGCGGCCTGTTGCAGCCCGGCGGCACGATTATTGAGGCCACTGCCGGGAATACGGGGCTGGGCCTGGCGCTGATTGCGGCGCAAAAAGGCTATGCGCTGATTCTGGTTGTGCCGGACAAAATGAGTCGTGAAAAGATATTCCACCTGCGTGCGCTGGGCGCACAGGTGGTGCTCACCCGTTCAGACGTGAATAAAGGCCACCCGGCCTACTATCAGGATTACGCCCAACGTCTGGCGGACGAATTGCCCGGTGCGTTTTATATCGACCAGTTTAATAATCCAGCCAACCCGCTGGCGCACCGCACCACGACCGCACCGGAGCTGTTTGAGCAGCTTAATGGCAACATCGACGCCATTGTCGTTGGCGTTGGCTCCGGCGGAACGCTGGGTGGCCTGCAGGCATGGTTTGCCGAACACTCTCCTCACACCGAGTTCGTGCTGGCGGATCCCGCCGGGTCGGTTCTGGCCGATCAGGTTGAGACCGGGCGCTATCAGGATGCCGGCGCCTGGCTGGTCGAGGGGATTGGCGAAGACTTTATTCCCCCGCTGGCCCACATTGAGGGGGTGAACCGCGCCTGGCGCATCAGCGATCGCGAGGCTTTTGCCACCGCGCGCGACCTGCTGAAAACAGAGGGCATTCTGGCCGGTTCCTCCAGCGGCACGCTGCTCGCCGCCGCGCTGAAATATTGCCAGGCACAGTCCTCGCCCAAACGCGTGGTGACCTTTGCCTGCGACAGCGGCAATAAATATCTCTCAAAAATGTTTAACGATGACTGGCTGCGCCAGCAGGGGTTGATCTCGCGCCCTGCGGCTGGCGACCTGTCCGACTACATTGCCCTGCGGCACGACGAGGGTGCAACGGTGACTGTCGCACCGGATGACACGCTCTCCACCGTGCTGGCGCGAATGCGCCTGTATGACATCTCCCAGCTTCCGGTCATGGAGAATGGCCGGGTCGTTGGCATCATTGATGAGTGGGATCTGCTGCGCCATATCGGAGGGGATGGCGATCGTTTCGCGCTACCCGTCACCCGGGCCATGACGCGACAGGTTGAGTTTCTCGATAAACACGCCCCTGACAGCGCCCTGTTCAACATCTTCGACCGCGGTCTGGTCGCTGTCATTACTGACAACGACCGTTTTTTAGGGCTGATCACGCGCAGCGACGTTCTGACCACCTGGCGCAACCGCCTGTCACAATAA
- a CDS encoding carbonic anhydrase: MQHIIEGFLSFQKEIFPQRKELFRSLASSQNPKALFISCSDSRLVPELVTQQEPGQLFVIRNAGNIVPPFGPEPGGVSATIEYAVVALGVTDIVICGHSNCGAMKAIADNANLEPMPAVSHWLRYSDAAKAVVEKKSWERPIDKVNAMVQENVFAQLSNIKTHPSVAVGLRNNAIRLHGWVYDIESGDIRALDKDTKTFVSLSENPSVFFE; encoded by the coding sequence ATGCAACATATCATTGAAGGTTTTCTCAGCTTTCAAAAAGAGATTTTCCCGCAACGTAAAGAGCTCTTCCGCAGTTTAGCGTCCAGTCAGAATCCCAAAGCGCTGTTCATCTCTTGCTCCGACAGCCGTCTGGTCCCGGAACTGGTTACGCAGCAAGAGCCGGGACAGCTTTTTGTCATTCGTAATGCTGGCAACATCGTGCCGCCGTTCGGGCCAGAGCCTGGCGGCGTGTCTGCCACGATTGAGTATGCAGTTGTGGCGCTGGGCGTAACCGACATCGTGATCTGCGGTCACTCCAACTGTGGTGCAATGAAGGCGATTGCCGATAACGCCAACCTGGAGCCAATGCCTGCCGTTTCGCACTGGCTGCGCTATTCCGATGCCGCTAAAGCGGTCGTCGAGAAGAAAAGCTGGGAGCGCCCGATCGATAAAGTGAACGCGATGGTGCAGGAAAACGTCTTTGCCCAGCTGAGCAACATCAAAACCCACCCGTCGGTGGCGGTCGGGCTGCGCAACAACGCCATTCGCCTGCACGGCTGGGTGTATGATATCGAGAGCGGCGATATTCGTGCCCTTGATAAAGACACCAAAACCTTCGTGTCATTGTCTGAAAACCCGAGCGTATTCTTCGAGTAA